A single region of the Prevotella sp. HUN102 genome encodes:
- a CDS encoding cell wall metabolism sensor histidine kinase WalK, which yields MNRISIGRKLYLSIMAVFLIFSIAFIIFQQDREKQFKVATLDLQLQMFNDQMAEILQTKGFNEMEITQFVKTHSKRDMRITLVRPDGTVFFDNIRKDYANISNHRNRDEVAQALRTGKGSTVERKSKTLKQDYFYSATYFKGRQLVVRSALPYNNDLIKSLQSDQHYIWFALVALTLLTIVIYRFVNSLDKNITKLKTFASRADHNESLDTDDLLDFPDDELGEIAERIIKIYKRLQSTRQEQDILKRQLTQNIAHELKTPVASIQGYLETIISNPQITEENQRQFIDRCYTQTERLTSLLRDISTLNRMDDGAKMMGKETVNISSMVAGILKETALQLQERKMKFENNLPDDIIVEGIRSLLYSVFRNLTDNAIAYAGEETTITLNAKKTDGHWHFTFSDNGQGVANEHLHRLFERFYRIDKGRSRKLGGTGLGLAIVKNAILLHDGTIEAHNRSPHGLQFAFSIRE from the coding sequence ATGAACAGAATCAGCATCGGCCGTAAACTCTACCTGAGCATTATGGCCGTTTTTCTTATTTTTTCCATTGCTTTCATCATCTTCCAGCAAGACCGTGAGAAGCAATTCAAAGTTGCAACGCTCGATTTGCAGCTCCAGATGTTCAACGATCAGATGGCGGAGATACTGCAAACGAAGGGCTTCAACGAAATGGAAATCACTCAATTCGTAAAGACGCACTCCAAAAGGGATATGCGAATCACGCTGGTCCGCCCTGACGGGACCGTGTTTTTCGACAACATCAGGAAGGACTATGCCAATATCTCCAATCACAGGAACCGCGACGAAGTGGCACAGGCACTCCGAACGGGCAAAGGATCGACGGTGGAAAGAAAGAGCAAGACGCTGAAACAAGACTATTTCTATTCCGCAACCTACTTTAAAGGCCGACAACTGGTGGTGCGCTCTGCCCTACCCTACAACAACGACCTCATCAAGTCGCTGCAATCCGACCAACATTATATTTGGTTTGCACTCGTGGCTCTGACCTTGCTCACTATCGTTATCTACCGTTTCGTGAACAGTCTCGACAAGAACATCACCAAACTGAAAACCTTTGCCTCGAGAGCCGACCACAACGAGAGCCTCGACACCGACGACCTTCTCGATTTCCCCGACGACGAACTTGGCGAAATTGCTGAACGCATCATCAAGATTTACAAACGGTTGCAGTCTACACGACAGGAACAGGACATTCTGAAAAGACAATTAACTCAGAATATTGCCCACGAACTCAAGACGCCGGTGGCTTCCATTCAAGGCTATCTCGAAACCATTATCAGCAATCCACAGATTACGGAAGAGAATCAACGCCAATTCATAGACCGATGTTACACACAGACCGAACGGCTGACATCGCTGCTCCGCGACATTTCCACACTGAACAGAATGGACGACGGTGCGAAGATGATGGGCAAGGAAACAGTGAACATCAGCAGTATGGTGGCGGGAATCCTAAAGGAAACTGCCCTGCAACTGCAAGAACGCAAGATGAAATTCGAGAACAATCTCCCCGACGACATTATCGTGGAGGGCATCAGAAGTCTCCTTTACAGCGTTTTCCGAAATCTAACGGACAACGCCATCGCCTACGCCGGCGAAGAAACCACCATTACCCTGAATGCAAAGAAGACGGACGGGCATTGGCACTTCACTTTTTCCGACAACGGACAGGGAGTCGCTAACGAGCATCTTCACCGGCTTTTCGAGCGTTTCTATCGGATAGACAAAGGCAGAAGCAGAAAACTCGGTGGAACGGGTCTGGGACTTGCCATCGTGAAGAACGCCATTTTGCTGCACGACGGCACTATCGAAGCACACAATAGAAGCCCACACGGATTGCAGTTTGCGTTCAGTATTAGGGAGTGA
- a CDS encoding response regulator transcription factor, translating to MRDIKQNILVVDDEEDLCEILKFNLETEGYAVETANSAEEALELNIENYNLILLDVMMGEISGFAMAKRLKSNPSTKNIPIIFLTARDSENDTVTGFNLGADDYISKPFSIREVIQRVRAVLNRTDLFRETNVPMGETISFQGLEMNLEKKTVKIDNEEIPFTKTEFELLHLLLREKGRVFSRQELIERIWPKDVLVLDRTVDVYITRVRKKIGRFSKCIATRLGFGYYFNS from the coding sequence ATGCGCGACATCAAACAGAACATTTTAGTAGTAGACGACGAAGAAGATTTGTGCGAAATTCTCAAATTCAACTTGGAGACAGAGGGATATGCTGTTGAAACAGCCAACTCTGCCGAAGAAGCTCTTGAGCTGAATATTGAAAACTACAATCTCATTCTCCTTGATGTGATGATGGGAGAAATCTCCGGATTTGCTATGGCAAAGCGGCTGAAGTCAAATCCGTCTACCAAGAACATTCCTATCATCTTCCTCACGGCACGCGATTCGGAAAACGACACCGTAACAGGGTTCAACCTCGGTGCCGACGACTACATCTCCAAGCCGTTTTCCATTCGTGAGGTAATCCAGAGAGTGCGTGCCGTGCTCAACCGAACAGACCTTTTCAGGGAAACCAACGTCCCGATGGGAGAAACCATCTCGTTTCAAGGACTGGAAATGAATCTGGAAAAGAAGACTGTAAAGATTGACAATGAGGAAATTCCGTTTACCAAAACCGAATTTGAACTTCTCCATCTGCTCTTGAGAGAAAAAGGAAGGGTGTTCTCACGTCAGGAACTCATCGAGCGAATATGGCCCAAGGACGTGCTGGTGCTCGACAGAACCGTCGATGTTTACATCACGAGGGTGCGCAAGAAGATTGGAAGATTCTCAAAGTGCATCGCCACCCGACTGGGATTTGGCTATTACTTCAACTCATAG
- a CDS encoding cob(I)yrinic acid a,c-diamide adenosyltransferase has protein sequence MGNFKIYTKTGDKGMTSLVDGTRVKKNSLRIESYGTVDELNAQLGLLASFVTDEATLKILSSIQNELFTLGCNLAMGDNPKRSLEESIVSDEVIKIIENEIDRLQAIVPQLRAFILPAGSHAASVAHVARTVCRRAERNIISLDEVSPVDTNLMAYINRLSDYLFVLSRYLNFIDKVEEKTWQKTCK, from the coding sequence ATGGGAAATTTTAAAATTTACACAAAGACCGGCGATAAGGGAATGACCAGTCTTGTAGACGGAACGAGAGTGAAGAAAAATTCGCTGCGCATAGAATCCTACGGCACTGTCGATGAGCTGAACGCACAACTCGGTTTGCTTGCCAGTTTCGTAACCGACGAAGCTACCCTTAAAATCCTCTCTTCCATTCAGAACGAACTATTCACGCTTGGCTGCAATCTTGCTATGGGCGACAATCCAAAGCGCAGTTTGGAGGAATCTATCGTTTCTGATGAAGTAATTAAGATAATAGAAAATGAAATCGACAGACTGCAGGCAATAGTTCCGCAGCTCCGGGCTTTCATCTTGCCTGCCGGTTCGCACGCTGCATCCGTTGCGCACGTGGCAAGAACGGTTTGCAGAAGGGCGGAGAGAAATATCATCTCGCTCGATGAAGTCTCACCAGTGGACACTAATCTGATGGCATACATTAATCGCCTGTCCGACTATTTATTCGTGCTTTCACGTTACTTGAACTTTATTGACAAGGTGGAAGAAAAAACTTGGCAAAAAACTTGCAAATAA
- a CDS encoding DUF2795 domain-containing protein, with product MYWTLELASKLEDAPWPATKDELIDYATRSGAPLEVLENLQEIEDEGEIYDSIEDIWPDYPSKDDFLWNEDEY from the coding sequence ATGTATTGGACACTAGAATTAGCATCAAAGTTGGAAGACGCGCCGTGGCCAGCAACAAAAGACGAGTTGATTGACTATGCTACTCGTTCTGGAGCCCCATTGGAAGTGTTGGAAAATCTGCAGGAGATTGAAGACGAGGGAGAAATCTACGACAGCATCGAAGATATCTGGCCGGATTATCCTTCAAAGGACGACTTCCTATGGAATGAGGACGAATATTAA
- a CDS encoding type IX secretion system membrane protein PorP/SprF: MFKRLILIIAIVVSASTSVLAQYDVSFSHYWAMEPSFNPATVGKGNKMNVVGAYALDFAGYEHNPQSFYVGADMPLYFMKQYHGVGVSVLNDKIGLFTHQRIAGQYAFRKNLLGGMISAGVQLGVLMEKFNGTKLDLEDASDPALPRSEVSGNSLDMGFGLYYTKKNWYVGASVQHLNAPLVELGETNELQIDRTYYLTGGYNIKLRNPFLSIPTSVLGRYDGNGYRADVSARLLYTNDKKMLYGGVSYSPTNSVTAYVGGSFHGINIGYSYEMYTGTADPGNGSHELFVSYQTDINLQKKGRNKHKSVRFL, from the coding sequence GTGTTTAAACGCTTAATACTCATAATTGCAATCGTTGTTTCAGCCAGTACTTCCGTTCTGGCTCAATACGATGTGTCGTTCAGCCATTACTGGGCAATGGAACCTTCGTTCAATCCGGCAACCGTAGGTAAGGGCAACAAAATGAACGTGGTGGGTGCCTATGCACTTGATTTTGCAGGCTATGAGCACAATCCCCAGTCGTTTTACGTGGGTGCCGATATGCCGCTGTATTTTATGAAGCAGTATCACGGCGTAGGTGTGTCCGTGCTGAATGATAAGATAGGTCTTTTTACGCATCAGCGCATTGCCGGTCAATACGCTTTCCGTAAGAATCTGTTGGGAGGTATGATTTCAGCCGGAGTGCAATTGGGCGTGCTGATGGAAAAGTTTAATGGAACAAAGCTCGATCTTGAAGATGCAAGCGACCCTGCTTTGCCACGTTCGGAAGTCAGCGGCAACTCGCTGGATATGGGGTTCGGACTCTATTACACGAAGAAAAACTGGTATGTGGGCGCATCCGTTCAGCATCTGAATGCGCCGTTGGTGGAACTGGGCGAAACCAACGAACTGCAAATAGACCGAACCTATTATTTGACGGGAGGATACAATATTAAATTAAGAAATCCGTTTCTTTCTATACCGACTTCGGTGCTGGGGCGATATGACGGAAATGGCTATCGGGCCGACGTTTCTGCGCGTCTTTTGTACACGAACGACAAGAAGATGCTCTACGGTGGAGTTTCCTACAGTCCTACCAATTCGGTTACGGCATACGTTGGAGGAAGTTTCCACGGCATAAACATCGGTTACAGTTATGAAATGTACACAGGAACGGCAGACCCCGGAAACGGCAGCCACGAACTGTTCGTGAGTTATCAGACCGACATCAATTTGCAGAAAAAAGGCAGAAATAAACATAAAAGCGTTAGATTCCTTTAG
- a CDS encoding SUMF1/EgtB/PvdO family nonheme iron enzyme translates to MKMRKSIITLCLSVVVIGTLTGCFSGKSASPSGRGGEVTGVGGGKSFREPAPYGMTMVKRGWLKMGIEKQDSLWGKETPVKDISVDGFWMDETEVTNSEYKQFVEWVKDSILRTRLADPAYGGDETYIITEDKNGDPVTPHLDWSKRLPRKPTEDEQRAIESLYVTNPATGEKSLDARQLNYRYEIYDYTTAALRRNRLNPEERNLNTDITVDPNEVVMISKDTAYIDDEGRIHSETINRPLSGPWDFLNTYIVNVYPDTTCWVNDFRNSDNETYLRNYFSNSTYNEYPVVGVTWEQANAFCAWRTDYLLKGLGKEARFVQRYRLPTEAEWEYAARGKNQDEFPWENQDVKSGNGCFYANFKPDRGNYTKDGNLITSRAGIYSSNSNGLYDMAGNVAEWTSTIYTEAGVDAMNDLNPQLDYKAAKEDPYRLKKKSVRGGSWKDPESYIRSAWRTWEYQNQPRSYIGFRCVRSLASSSSEAAKQMKKSIKKSKKNRR, encoded by the coding sequence ATGAAAATGAGAAAAAGTATAATAACTCTTTGTCTTAGTGTCGTAGTTATAGGAACACTTACGGGATGTTTTTCCGGTAAGTCGGCTTCGCCCTCCGGTCGTGGTGGCGAAGTTACCGGCGTAGGAGGCGGAAAGTCGTTTCGCGAACCGGCTCCTTACGGTATGACAATGGTAAAGAGAGGATGGCTGAAGATGGGTATCGAGAAGCAGGACAGCCTTTGGGGCAAGGAAACTCCGGTAAAGGATATTTCCGTGGATGGCTTCTGGATGGACGAAACTGAAGTGACGAACTCTGAGTACAAGCAGTTTGTGGAGTGGGTAAAGGACTCCATTCTCCGAACACGTCTTGCCGATCCTGCATACGGAGGCGACGAAACCTATATCATTACCGAAGACAAGAATGGCGATCCCGTTACTCCTCATCTGGACTGGAGCAAGCGTCTGCCGCGCAAACCTACCGAAGACGAGCAGCGTGCCATTGAAAGTCTTTATGTCACCAATCCCGCAACTGGCGAAAAGAGCCTTGATGCACGTCAGTTGAATTACAGATATGAAATCTATGATTACACTACTGCGGCATTGCGCCGCAACCGTCTGAATCCGGAAGAGCGTAATCTGAATACGGATATTACGGTGGATCCGAATGAGGTTGTGATGATTTCAAAGGATACTGCCTATATCGACGATGAGGGGAGAATACATTCAGAAACAATCAATCGTCCGTTGTCTGGCCCTTGGGACTTCCTGAACACCTATATCGTAAACGTTTATCCTGACACAACGTGTTGGGTAAATGATTTCCGTAACTCTGACAACGAGACTTACCTGCGCAACTATTTCAGCAATTCCACTTATAATGAATATCCGGTAGTGGGAGTAACGTGGGAACAGGCTAACGCTTTCTGCGCTTGGCGTACGGACTACCTGCTGAAAGGTCTTGGCAAGGAAGCACGTTTCGTGCAGCGTTATCGCTTGCCTACTGAGGCTGAATGGGAATATGCGGCGCGTGGAAAGAATCAGGACGAATTTCCGTGGGAAAATCAGGACGTAAAGAGTGGAAACGGATGTTTCTATGCTAACTTCAAGCCCGACCGGGGAAATTACACGAAGGACGGTAACTTGATTACGAGCAGGGCAGGTATTTACAGTTCCAACTCTAACGGCTTGTATGATATGGCAGGCAACGTGGCTGAATGGACAAGTACGATTTACACCGAGGCAGGTGTGGACGCAATGAACGACCTTAATCCGCAGTTGGACTACAAGGCTGCGAAAGAAGATCCGTACCGTTTGAAGAAAAAGAGCGTGCGTGGTGGTAGTTGGAAAGATCCGGAGAGCTACATCCGCAGTGCTTGGCGTACGTGGGAATACCAGAATCAGCCCAGAAGCTACATTGGCTTCCGTTGTGTCCGCAGTTTGGCAAGTTCGTCAAGCGAGGCTGCAAAACAAATGAAGAAGAGCATTAAGAAAAGTAAAAAGAATAGAAGATAA
- the gldL gene encoding gliding motility protein GldL, with translation MSQYSKYNIVYRLQKWIDTVPGQTFLNYGYSWGAAVVILGALFKLTHLPGANIWLFIGMGTEVVVFFLSAFDRPFDKTDDGKEIPTHYEEEGMESESMADGAARVSQSASASNIPFDEVARQTMPTADAIAAAVVNQQSQVIANAEQQTPEMVEAQTNYVDALKSLTEMLGRVNDQSQRLTRDSEEMENLNRTLTGITKVYEMQLKGASQQIGTIDQINEQTRKMAQQIEQLNKVYARMIEAMTVNMRVAAPAAAQSTEEL, from the coding sequence ATGTCACAGTATAGCAAATATAATATTGTGTATCGTCTGCAGAAGTGGATTGATACTGTTCCCGGTCAGACTTTCCTCAACTATGGCTACAGTTGGGGCGCAGCAGTCGTTATTTTGGGTGCCCTTTTCAAGCTCACCCACCTTCCCGGAGCCAACATTTGGCTGTTCATCGGTATGGGAACCGAGGTTGTGGTGTTCTTCCTTTCGGCTTTCGACCGTCCTTTCGACAAAACTGACGATGGTAAGGAGATTCCTACGCATTATGAGGAAGAAGGAATGGAGAGCGAATCTATGGCTGACGGTGCTGCAAGAGTGAGTCAGTCTGCATCCGCATCAAACATACCGTTTGATGAAGTTGCACGCCAGACAATGCCAACGGCAGATGCCATTGCGGCAGCCGTCGTGAATCAGCAGAGTCAGGTCATTGCAAATGCTGAGCAGCAGACACCGGAAATGGTTGAGGCGCAGACCAACTACGTGGACGCTTTGAAGAGTCTTACCGAGATGTTGGGACGTGTCAATGATCAGAGCCAGCGACTCACGCGTGATAGCGAAGAGATGGAGAATCTCAACCGTACACTTACCGGTATCACTAAGGTTTATGAAATGCAGCTCAAGGGAGCAAGTCAGCAGATCGGAACAATTGATCAGATCAATGAGCAGACCCGAAAGATGGCTCAGCAGATAGAGCAGTTGAATAAGGTTTATGCCCGGATGATTGAGGCTATGACTGTCAATATGCGAGTTGCTGCCCCTGCGGCAGCACAATCAACGGAAGAATTGTAA
- the gldM gene encoding gliding motility protein GldM yields the protein MAIIKRKVSPRQKMINLMYIVLMAMLALNVSTEVLNGFSIVEESLNRTTGNSSKENAAIFSELEQMMQKNPQKAREWFDMATTVRSMSDSLFNYAQQLKVDIVKEADGTDGDPLNIRNKEDLEAASFVMLAPGTGQGHKLFEAINSYRNRILGFITDPVKKEIIASNLSTEVPSHSMGKNWEEYMFEDMPTAAAITLLSKLQSDIRYAEGEVLHTLVANVGLKDLRVNKLQAFVVPSQTRLYPGEELTAQMFMAAVDSMQQPQVYVNGQLIQGNQYKVKAGAPGKHTLNGYILVKDLMGNVIKRDFSQDYWVVGGPKPESYISPDGMQKTPAFEGMATIAADLMNVLYAGFDNPITISIPNTAQGDVQASMSGGSLIAKGGGKFVARPSAVGQPVRISVSAKGRKIGEYEFRVRKLPDPSPYIAMGADRFKSGALSKASLMAANGIHAAIDDGLLDIPFTVTSFRTVFFDSMGNAVPLASNGASFSEQQKAQFRQLSRNKRFYITNVVVHGPDGTTRTLNGRNMEVIVR from the coding sequence ATGGCAATCATAAAGAGAAAGGTTTCCCCACGCCAGAAGATGATCAACCTGATGTATATCGTCTTGATGGCTATGCTTGCGCTAAACGTATCTACGGAGGTTCTCAACGGATTCTCTATCGTTGAGGAAAGCCTTAACCGTACAACGGGAAACTCGTCGAAGGAAAATGCAGCTATCTTCAGCGAACTGGAACAGATGATGCAGAAGAACCCTCAGAAGGCAAGAGAGTGGTTTGATATGGCAACGACCGTTCGCTCTATGAGTGATTCTCTCTTCAATTATGCGCAGCAGTTGAAGGTTGATATCGTGAAAGAAGCCGACGGTACTGATGGCGATCCTTTGAATATTCGTAATAAGGAAGACTTAGAAGCTGCTTCGTTCGTGATGCTTGCACCGGGAACAGGACAGGGACATAAGCTCTTTGAGGCAATCAACAGCTATCGCAACAGAATCCTCGGCTTTATTACCGACCCTGTAAAGAAGGAAATTATAGCAAGTAATCTCTCTACTGAGGTTCCTTCGCACTCAATGGGCAAGAATTGGGAGGAATATATGTTTGAGGATATGCCTACGGCAGCGGCAATTACCTTGCTTTCAAAGTTGCAGAGCGATATCCGTTACGCAGAAGGAGAGGTTTTGCATACGCTGGTGGCAAATGTTGGATTGAAGGATCTTCGTGTGAACAAGTTGCAGGCGTTTGTCGTTCCGAGCCAGACTCGCCTTTATCCGGGCGAAGAACTCACAGCGCAGATGTTTATGGCAGCCGTCGATTCAATGCAGCAGCCACAGGTTTATGTCAATGGTCAGTTGATTCAGGGCAATCAGTATAAGGTCAAGGCTGGTGCTCCGGGAAAGCATACGTTGAACGGTTACATCCTCGTAAAGGATTTGATGGGAAACGTTATCAAGCGCGACTTCTCTCAGGATTATTGGGTTGTGGGAGGACCGAAGCCTGAAAGCTACATAAGTCCTGACGGAATGCAGAAGACACCGGCATTTGAAGGAATGGCTACAATCGCTGCCGACCTGATGAATGTGCTTTATGCAGGATTCGACAACCCGATAACCATCAGTATTCCTAATACTGCACAGGGCGACGTACAGGCTTCTATGTCGGGTGGTTCGCTTATAGCCAAAGGTGGTGGTAAGTTTGTTGCTCGACCATCAGCCGTTGGTCAGCCTGTCAGGATTTCTGTTTCGGCAAAGGGAAGAAAGATAGGGGAGTACGAATTCCGTGTTCGCAAGTTGCCTGATCCGTCTCCTTACATTGCAATGGGTGCCGACCGATTCAAGAGTGGTGCTCTGTCAAAGGCCAGTCTGATGGCAGCCAATGGTATCCACGCGGCAATCGACGACGGTCTGCTCGATATTCCATTCACGGTAACAAGTTTCCGTACCGTGTTCTTCGACAGTATGGGTAATGCCGTACCGTTGGCAAGCAACGGAGCTTCGTTCTCCGAACAGCAGAAGGCACAGTTCCGTCAGTTGAGCAGAAACAAACGCTTCTATATAACGAATGTAGTTGTACACGGGCCTGATGGTACTACACGTACATTGAACGGACGTAATATGGAGGTTATAGTTCGATAA
- the gldN gene encoding gliding motility protein GldN yields the protein MKRIFIIVCVAFVAMSVCAQPARRRNEQRQGSRSNANTITTRAQISFPTTAAMNEDVVWRRDIYREVNLVEDANAGLYYPTEPVGSQMNLFSYIFKLMMMGTRNGGINAYEYRMDGNEVFNDSSRVKPLQFLDNYHIYYERTDRGIRLDNSDIPSAEVKGYYLKESAYYDQGTSTFHRKVIALCPIMYRSDDFGDDEVKYPLFWVKYDDLAPFLSKQTIMTSNLNNAATMSVEDYFTMNRYQGKIYKTTNMLGRTLSQYCPTDSAMTAEQKKIENELVAFEKNIFGNQAKKDSLDSIANAGENVKSVKKNRRAGRSNSGSSARSSRRSRNTSSSGANAARVTVRRERH from the coding sequence ATGAAAAGAATATTCATAATTGTATGTGTTGCTTTTGTGGCTATGAGTGTGTGCGCGCAGCCTGCACGTCGCCGAAACGAACAGCGACAAGGAAGCAGATCGAATGCAAACACGATTACCACACGTGCTCAGATTTCGTTCCCAACTACGGCGGCGATGAATGAAGACGTGGTTTGGCGCAGAGACATCTATCGCGAAGTGAATCTCGTGGAGGATGCAAACGCAGGACTTTATTACCCGACGGAGCCTGTCGGCTCGCAGATGAATCTATTCAGCTACATCTTCAAGCTGATGATGATGGGTACGCGCAATGGTGGCATCAATGCTTACGAATACAGAATGGACGGAAACGAGGTGTTCAACGATTCGTCTCGCGTGAAGCCTTTGCAGTTTCTGGATAATTACCATATCTATTATGAGCGCACGGATCGTGGAATCCGTCTGGACAACAGCGATATTCCGTCGGCAGAAGTAAAGGGATACTATTTGAAAGAAAGTGCGTATTATGATCAGGGTACGTCTACCTTCCACCGAAAGGTCATTGCGCTTTGTCCGATTATGTACCGCAGTGATGACTTTGGCGATGACGAAGTGAAGTATCCTTTGTTCTGGGTGAAATATGATGACCTTGCTCCATTCCTTTCAAAGCAGACCATTATGACGAGCAATCTGAACAATGCTGCAACGATGAGCGTTGAAGACTACTTCACGATGAACCGTTATCAGGGAAAAATATACAAAACTACCAATATGCTTGGCAGAACGCTCTCGCAGTATTGCCCAACGGATTCAGCAATGACTGCTGAACAGAAGAAGATAGAGAATGAATTGGTGGCATTTGAGAAGAACATTTTTGGCAATCAGGCTAAGAAAGACAGTTTGGACAGCATTGCCAATGCAGGCGAAAACGTTAAATCTGTAAAGAAGAATCGTCGTGCAGGCAGAAGCAATTCGGGAAGTTCGGCTCGTTCCTCACGCCGTTCACGCAATACATCTTCTTCGGGCGCAAACGCAGCGCGCGTAACGGTGCGCAGAGAGCGCCATTAA
- a CDS encoding porin family protein, which produces MKKVFILAFLALGMMFANMANAQGLKFGLKAGLNVTDIHLSSEVFDKTNRAGWFAGPTVKFSLPLLGLGVDAAALYDVRSAKVANTKLEERTIKQEQITIPVNLRYSIGLGSSANIFVFAGPQWGFNVGDKDFKWTNGSSYSLKKSNFSVNAGLGFTVLNHLQVSANYNVAFGKTADVKILDALSDAAGQIVGSKGKSRNNSWQIALAYYF; this is translated from the coding sequence ATGAAGAAAGTTTTTATTTTAGCATTTCTTGCATTAGGAATGATGTTTGCCAATATGGCTAATGCACAAGGACTCAAGTTCGGTTTGAAGGCAGGTCTCAACGTTACGGATATACATTTGAGCAGCGAAGTATTCGACAAGACCAATCGTGCCGGTTGGTTTGCCGGTCCAACTGTCAAGTTCAGTCTTCCATTGTTGGGGCTGGGTGTGGATGCTGCTGCGCTTTACGATGTGCGTTCTGCAAAGGTTGCCAACACTAAACTTGAAGAAAGAACCATCAAGCAAGAGCAGATTACAATCCCTGTAAACCTGCGTTATTCTATCGGTTTGGGAAGTTCAGCCAACATTTTCGTTTTCGCCGGTCCACAGTGGGGCTTCAATGTGGGCGACAAGGACTTTAAGTGGACAAATGGCAGCAGCTATTCCCTGAAGAAAAGCAACTTCAGCGTGAATGCAGGTCTTGGTTTCACGGTTCTCAATCATTTGCAGGTCAGTGCCAACTACAATGTTGCTTTCGGCAAGACTGCCGATGTGAAGATTCTCGATGCGCTGTCGGATGCTGCCGGACAAATAGTAGGCTCGAAGGGCAAGAGCCGTAACAATTCTTGGCAAATCGCTTTGGCATATTACTTCTAA